A genome region from Eretmochelys imbricata isolate rEreImb1 chromosome 8, rEreImb1.hap1, whole genome shotgun sequence includes the following:
- the GNG5 gene encoding guanine nucleotide-binding protein G(I)/G(S)/G(O) subunit gamma-5 — protein MSGSSSVAAMKKVVQQLRLEASVSRVKVSQAAADLKQFCLQNAQHDPLLTGVSSSTNPFRPQKVCSFL, from the exons ATGTCGGGCTCCTCCAGCGTGGCGGCCATGAAGAAGGTGGTGCAGCAGCTGCGCCTGGAGGCCAGCGTGAGCCGCGTGAAG GTTTCTCAAGCCGCAGCAGACTTGAAGCAGTTCTGTCTGCAGAATGCACAACATGATCCCCTACTGACAGGAGTGTCTTCAAGTACAAATCCATTCAGACCCCAGAAAGTCTGTTCATTTTTGTAA